One window of the Salvia miltiorrhiza cultivar Shanhuang (shh) chromosome 6, IMPLAD_Smil_shh, whole genome shotgun sequence genome contains the following:
- the LOC130990791 gene encoding uncharacterized protein LOC130990791 encodes MNEWWEKLKECYTKWVIFANLNMNSDFQKEAWKYFLVNWHERGMVERMQTAQREAKLLIPNPLKMTVYSPTIRNGVNRESIKREVRAICKIWNVPSNSSSDDLDKIRKTGCLGALDGTYINLMVSNIDKPRYQTRKAQISTNTLAVCDRNKKFVYVLPGWEGSTTDSRILRDALQRANGLRVPKVSNACNYYLCNNGYANSKGFLAPYKRIRYHLKKWRPNATRPQNAMELFNLRHSKACNVIERAFRIMKMRWGILRSSTFYPFKTQIRLIMSCFILNNFIRFEMSDDPIEQEFDNATANDQAELKPDGDFINSIESSPQWNAERDALAQAMWLNYMNNI; translated from the exons ATGAACGAATGGTGGGAGAAGCTGAAAGAATGTTACACCAAGTGGGTTATCTTTGCCAATCTTAACATGAATTCGGATTTCCAGAAAGAAGCCTGGAAGTATTTTCTTGTTAACTGGCATGAAAGAGGAATGGTTGAAAGAATGCAGACTGCTCAAAGAGAAGCGAAACTTTTGATTCCTAATCCCTTGAAGATGACGGTTTACTCTCCGACAATTAGAAATGGCGTCAATAGAGAATCTATTAAGAGAGAAGTCAGAGCCATTTGCAAGATCTGGAACGTGCCCTCAaactccagctcagatgatcTTGACAAGATCAGGAAGACT GGTTGTTTGGGTGCTCTTGATGGcacttatattaatttaatggtGAGCAATATTGACAAGCCGAGGTACCAAACCCGGAAAGCTCAGATATCAACAAATACCCTCGCCGTTTGTGATCGTAATAAGAAGTTTGTGTACGTGTTACCTGGTTGGGAAGGCTCAACCACTGATTCAAGGATATTGCGCGATGCCCTTCAACGTGCAAATGGATTGAGGGTGCCCAAAG TGTCCAATGCATGCAATTATTACCTATGCAACAATGGGTATGCGAATAGCAAGGGATTTCTTGCTCCGTATAAGAGAATACGATACCACTTGAAGAAATGGAGACCGAATGCAACAAGACCACAAAATGCAATGGAATTGTTCAACTTGCGCCATTCCAAAGCATGCAATGTTATTGAACGTGCGTTTAGAATCATGAAAATGCGCTGGGGCATTTTGAGGAGTAGTACTTTCTATCCTTTTAAGACTCAAATTCGCTTAATAATGTCGTGCTTTATTTTGAATAACTTCATCCGTTTTGAGATGTCTGACGATCCTATAGAGCAGGAATTTGATAATGCAACTGCAAACGACCAAGCAGAGTTGAAGCCTGATGGTGATTTCATAAACAGCATTGAGTCTTCTCCCCAGTGGAATGCGGAGAGAGATGCACTTGCTCAAGCGATGTGGCTGAACTATATGAACAATATTTGA